One genomic segment of Salmo trutta chromosome 8, fSalTru1.1, whole genome shotgun sequence includes these proteins:
- the LOC115198293 gene encoding dnaJ homolog subfamily C member 3, producing the protein MESGRRKGLSGVLSSLSLLCVILDLQLDGVLGATHVEIEQHLEMGRKLLAAGQLAEALSHYHSAVEGDSKNYLTYYKRAAVFLAMGKSKSALPDLTRAIQLKPDFLAARLQRGNIFLKQGNTQEAREDFEAVLQRSPDQDEARNQLMRANELEELQEEAHAAHHRGDYSTTITVLDRVVELSPWDPESRELRAECYIRLGDPRKAIQDLTPTTRLRNDNRAAFLKLSTLHYDLGEHQESLGHVRECLKLDQDDKECFSHYKQVKKLSKQLDSAEEHIQEERYQEAIDKYESVMRTEPNVPYYTNKAKERICFCLVKNKMPAMAIDICSEAHQRDPRNINILRDRAEAFILNQDYEKAVEDYQEAREFDMENNEIREGLERAQKMLKLSRKRDYYKILGVNRSANKQEIIKAYRKLAQQWHPDNFREESEKKEAEKRFIDIASAKEVLTDPEMRQKFDSGEDPLDPESQQGGGQGGQGWPFHFNPFESGGNYHFKFHH; encoded by the exons ATGGAGTCGGGGCGACGGAAGGGTCTCAGCGGGGTCCTGTCTTCCTTGTCACTGCTCTGTGTCATTCTGGACCTCCAGTTGGACG GTGTCTTGGGGGCAACTCATGTGGAGATTGAGCAGCACTTGGAGATGGGCCGTAAACTGTTGGCTGCCGGTCAACTGGCGGAGGCCCTGTCCCACTACCACTCTGCAGTGG AGGGCGACTCTAAGAACTACCTGACCTACTACAAGCGGGCAGCTGTGTTCCTGGCTATGGGAAAGTCCAAGTCTGCCCTGCCGGACCTGACCAGAGCCATCCAGCTCAAACCTGACTTCCTCGCT GCCAGACTGCAGAGAGGGAATATCTTCTTGAAGCAGGGTAACACCCAGGAGGCCCGGGAGGACTTTGAGGCTGTG CTGCAGCGATCCCCTGACCAGGACGAGGCGCGGAACCAGCTGATGAGGGCCAACGAGCTTGAGGAGCTGCAGGAGGAGGCCCACGCGGCCCACCACAGAGGAGACTACAGCACCACCATCACTGTGCTGGACCGCGTTGTAGAG CTCTCCCCCTGGGACCCTGAGTCTCGGGAGCTCCGGGCTGAATGCTACATTCGTCTGGGAGACCCTCGGAAGGCCATCCAGGACCTGACCCCCACCACCCGGCTGAGGAACGACAACCGAGCTGCCTTCCTCAAGCTCAGCACCCTGCACTATGACCTGGGGGAGCACCAGGAGTCACTAGG TCACGTCAGGGAGTGTCTGAAGCTGGATCAGGACGACAAGGAGTGTTTCTCCCATTACAAACAGGTGAAGAAGCTCAGCAAGCAGCTGGACTCTGCCGAGGAGCACATCCAGGAGGAAAG GTATCAGGAGGCCATAGACAAGTATGAGTCAGTGATGAGGACAGAGCCTAATGTCCCATACTACACCAATAAGGCCAAGGAGAGAATCTGCTTCTGCTTGGTCAAG AACAAGATGCCTGCTATGGCAATAGACATTTGTTCGGAGGCCCACCAGAGAGACCCACGCAACATCAACATCCTCCGCGACAGAGCTGAGGCCTTCATCCTCAACCAGGACTACGAGAAAG cgGTGGAGGACTACCAGGAAGCGAGGGAGTTTGATATGGAGAACAATGAGATCAGGGAAGGTCTGGAGCGAGCCCAGAAAATGCTCAAGCTCTCCCGGAAGAGAGATTATTACAAGATCCTAGGTGTCAATAG GAGTGCCAACAAACAGGAAATAATCAAGGCGTACAGGAAACTGGCCCAACAGTGGCATCCTGACAACTTCAGAGAGGAGTCGgaaaagaaggaggcagagaagaGGTTTATCGACATCGCCTCTGCTAAAGAGGTGCTCACCGACCCAG AAATGCGCCAGAAGTTTGACTCCGGTGAAGATCCCCTGGACCCAGAGAGTCAACAGGGAGGCGGTCAGGGTGGCCAGGGATGGCCCTTCCACTTCAACCCCTTCGAGTCTGGCGGCAACTACCACTTCAAGTTCCACCACTAG
- the cldn15a gene encoding claudin-15a, protein MDPIVEVVALLLGFIGWVMVGIAIPNRYWKVSTVDGSVITTSTIYENLWMSCATDSTGIHNCHEFPSLLALNGYIQASRALMIAAIIFGSFGLLATLIGMQCSKAAGVNMVLKGRIAGVGGVLFLLQGLCTMISVSWYAFNITQDFFNPLYPGIKYEIGEGLYIGWCSAVLAIVGGSCLTCACKLGTSEKQHYPYQPRGTVYSGMAPSQSQAATSYGRNAYV, encoded by the exons ATGGATCCGATAGTGGAGGTCGTCGCCTTGCTGCTTGGGTTTATAGGATGGGTGATGGTGGGGATAGCTATACCCAACCGTTACTGGAAGGTTTCCACCGTTGACGGGAGCGTCATCACTACCTCCACCATCTATGAGAACCTATGGATGTCCTGTGCCACGGACTCTACAGGTATCCACAACTGCCACGAGTTCCCCTCTCTGCTCGCCCTGAACG GATATATCCAGGCGTCTCGAGCACTAATGATTGCTGCGATTATTTTCGGATCTTTCGGGCTCCTTGCAACCCTGATCGGGATGCAGTGTTCTAAAGCAGCTGGAGTGAACATGGTTCTAAAGGGTAGAATAGCTGGTGTTGGAGGTGTCCTATTCTTGCTTCAGG GCCTGTGTACAATGATCTCAGTATCTTGGTATGCTTTCAACATCACCCAGGACTTTTTTAATCCATTATATCCCGGGATAAA GTATGAGATTGGAGAGGGCCTCTACATTGGCTGGTGCTCTGCTGTTCTTGCTATCGTTGGGGGATCTTGTTTGACATGTGCCTGCAAACTGGGCACGTCTGAGAAACA acatTACCCCTACCAGCCGAGGGGCACAGTGTACTCTGGCATGGCACCATCGCAGAGTCAGGCTGCCACTTCCTATGGCCGGAACGCCTACGtttga